In Daucus carota subsp. sativus chromosome 4, DH1 v3.0, whole genome shotgun sequence, one DNA window encodes the following:
- the LOC108217054 gene encoding two-component response regulator ARR1 translates to MTECGSQEERRERLECWRRLQWAAIGLNRINIFLKINGERKEGSTLGARHVVTSADTSASADVAPAMHVSGGGPLPGCHDLDSLVEAALLYYGRKNVLSNIQIPLRLEKDNDPRLLASPLKFHVTIVKDAHEALSMLQNKSFDLVITDVHMPKMDGLKLQERINQDFNLPVILISADSRAEVMCMGINNGAQRFFVKPIVEDDLKDIWQFIEWGKRNRNNNTIRGTQINESSEESRTVIDSHKDNDNTTGKRREKLVWTCELHSRFVEAILIIGYHRAVPANILGVMNVEGLTRGHIASHLQKYQKFLERVLAGEKNIEFSNWTDLNYYSSFVKGNPNLVLLNLLRDEQMKGNLAAQNPLRLQKEGTSARAPNGSSSSFHPLPQLTLVRSSSRTIYETFRQKNYCSENVASCGLRSATSPILGNKHRDPGMDISLCANQFGNTSTMNAHELGGENLTDESWFNNIGREDDNDYSLNIENDEDVDANKDLNPEGDL, encoded by the exons ATGACAGAGTGCGGGAGTCAGGAAGAACGGCGTGAGCGTTTAGAGTGCTGGAGGCGGCTGCAGTGGGCTGCTATTGGGCTCAACAGAAttaacatatttttgaaaattaatggaGAAAGAAAGGag GGGTCCACACTGGGGGCCCGCCATGTTGTCACGTCGGCTGACACATCAGcaagtgctgacgtggcacctGCCATGCATGTCAGCGGTGGAGGGCCACTCCCAGgttgccac GATCTCGATAGTTTGGTGGAGGCTGCACTTTTATATTATGGTAGGAAGAATGTCTTGAGTAATATACAGATTCCTTTGAGATTGGAGAAGGATAATGATCCTCGCTTGTTGGCATCACCTTTGAAGTTCCATG TGACAATAGTAAAGGATGCACATGAAGCTTTAAGCATGCTTCAGAATAAATCTTTTGACCTCGTTATAACGGATGTTCATATGCCAAAAATGGATGGTTTGAAACTTCAAGAACGCAtaaatcaagattttaattTGCCAGTTATCT TGATATCAGCCGATAGCAGAGCTGAAGTTATGTGCATGGGCATCAACAACGGGGCTCAACGTTTCTTTGTCAAGCCTATAGTGGAAGATGACCTCAAAGATATATGGCAGTTCATTGAGTGGGGGAAAAGGAATAGGAATAATAACACCATTCGAGGCACACAAATTAATGAAAGCTCTGAAGAGAGTCGGACAGTGATTGACAGTCACAAAGACAATGATAATACAACTG GGAAAAGGAGAGAGAAACTTGTTTGGACATGTGAGCTCCACAGCCGTTTTGTTGAAGCTATTTTAATCATCGGTTATCATA GAGCTGTACCTGCAAATATTTTGGGGGTCATGAATGTAGAAGGATTAACGAGAGGACATATAGCGAGTCACCTACAG AAATATCAGAAGTTCCTCGAACGTGTGTTGGCTGGGgagaaaaatattgaattttctAATTGGACAGATCTTAACTACTATTCTAGTTTTGTTAAGGGAAATCCAAACTTAGTGTTGCTAAATCTGCTCAGAGATGAGCAGATGAAAGGCAACCTGGCAGCTCAAAATCCTCTACGGTTACAGAAGGAAGGAACTTCAGCTCGAGCTCCTAATGGATCGTCGTCATCATTCCATCCGTTGCCACAACTTACACTAG TGAGGTCTTCAAGTAGAACTATATATGAAACTTTTCGGCAAAAAAATTACTGTTCTGAGAATGTGGCTTCATGTGGGCTCCGAAGTGCAACTTCACCCATA CTAGGAAATAAGCACAGAGATCCGGGTATGGACATTTCATTGTGTGCAAATCAATTTGGAAACACCTCAACAATGAATGCACAT GAACTTGGAGGTGAAAATTTGACTGATGAAAGCTGGTTCAACAACATTGGGA GAGAGGATGACAATGACTACTCGCTGAATATTGAGAATGATGAGGATGTAGATGCGAACAAAGACCTTAATCCCGAAGGAGATTTATAA